One stretch of Pseudoalteromonas shioyasakiensis DNA includes these proteins:
- a CDS encoding TonB-dependent receptor, producing MVRAVQLTLPALFVTCSVLAEDTNNIEQITVEVSATANKEPVGTFDAPVSNLEYDPRVDLQSRNMAEAQADVTIRGGIFENTGFRVGSSTLFDPQSGHYFAEIPIAPQMLTGPSVLTGADNALYGMNSSVGTVSFGWRPITSTGSVSLGTGTNGFNLQSIHAAHSQKLDSKPDWRLGFEGEYSHSKSDGSIDNGDHDFERASARVQLASDTSQTDLMFGRQEKFFGWPNLYTPFNFNETEDLETNLFMLNHKQMYGDSSTFEVTGYYRKHNDHYVLSRENPAIFEAFHETTVKSLALSGRHRLNDHYAINYAGQFIADEIESTSLENNFTSRNYTKLSILPEYKTALTANKELMVRVGAAFDDTNRDSSDTSFIADASLKVANQNGSEHTWYASYAEATQVPGYTAIGGSETGGLFRSNYSLERETTDNLELGLLIEQSSWRLDSAIFYRKDKNLTDWTYRFDATSARFANPVDIDTLGVEFLANKSFESAELIASYTYLEKSEDYGTADIDASFYALNYPDHRVTLGAVWQPMDVLELRIDNEWRKQHSNRLRSSDDEAFFTQLTVKFTPAQLDNVFVTFAADNIWDESFEEVPGTPGRGEQYTLSATYTW from the coding sequence ATGGTACGCGCAGTACAGCTTACACTTCCCGCTTTATTCGTCACTTGCTCAGTGCTAGCAGAAGACACCAACAATATTGAACAAATCACCGTTGAAGTTTCAGCAACCGCAAATAAAGAACCGGTTGGTACTTTTGATGCGCCGGTATCAAACTTAGAATATGACCCACGTGTCGATTTGCAATCACGCAATATGGCTGAAGCACAAGCTGATGTCACTATTCGTGGTGGTATCTTCGAAAATACTGGCTTTCGTGTCGGTAGCAGTACATTATTTGACCCCCAATCTGGTCACTACTTTGCTGAAATTCCTATTGCCCCACAGATGCTAACAGGCCCTTCAGTACTTACAGGGGCTGATAATGCCCTTTATGGTATGAATAGCTCGGTTGGCACGGTTTCATTTGGCTGGCGCCCTATCACAAGCACTGGCAGCGTTTCACTTGGCACAGGTACGAATGGCTTTAATTTACAAAGCATTCATGCTGCCCATAGCCAAAAGCTGGATAGCAAACCTGATTGGCGATTAGGTTTTGAGGGTGAATACTCGCACTCAAAAAGCGATGGCTCAATTGATAATGGCGACCACGACTTTGAACGTGCCTCAGCACGCGTTCAACTTGCAAGCGATACCTCGCAAACTGATTTAATGTTCGGACGCCAAGAAAAATTTTTTGGTTGGCCAAATCTTTACACGCCATTTAACTTTAACGAAACCGAAGATCTTGAAACCAACCTTTTCATGCTCAATCACAAGCAAATGTATGGTGATAGCAGTACCTTTGAAGTGACTGGTTATTATCGTAAACATAACGACCATTATGTATTGTCTCGTGAAAACCCAGCTATTTTTGAAGCGTTTCACGAAACCACCGTTAAGTCATTGGCACTCTCTGGACGTCACCGTTTAAATGACCACTATGCAATTAATTATGCTGGACAATTTATTGCTGATGAGATTGAATCAACATCTCTTGAAAACAACTTTACGTCACGCAATTACACTAAGCTAAGTATCTTGCCTGAATACAAGACGGCCCTTACAGCTAACAAAGAGCTTATGGTTCGTGTTGGTGCTGCTTTTGATGATACTAACCGTGATAGTTCAGATACCTCCTTTATTGCAGATGCAAGCCTTAAAGTAGCTAATCAAAATGGCAGTGAACATACTTGGTACGCATCATACGCCGAAGCAACACAAGTTCCCGGTTACACCGCAATCGGCGGCAGTGAAACGGGCGGGTTATTCAGAAGTAATTACAGCCTTGAGCGCGAAACCACCGATAACCTTGAATTAGGTTTACTAATTGAACAATCTTCGTGGCGTTTAGATTCAGCTATTTTCTACCGCAAAGATAAAAACCTTACGGATTGGACATATCGCTTTGATGCAACTTCAGCACGTTTTGCAAACCCGGTTGATATAGACACCTTAGGCGTTGAGTTTTTAGCGAATAAATCGTTTGAAAGCGCTGAGTTGATTGCCAGCTACACCTATTTAGAAAAGTCAGAAGACTATGGCACGGCAGATATTGATGCGAGCTTTTATGCGCTTAACTACCCTGATCACCGTGTAACACTGGGTGCAGTATGGCAACCAATGGATGTGCTTGAGTTGCGTATCGATAACGAATGGCGTAAACAACATAGTAACCGCCTACGTAGCTCTGATGATGAAGCCTTCTTCACGCAGTTAACAGTAAAGTTCACGCCAGCCCAGCTTGATAATGTGTTTGTTACCTTTGCAGCTGACAATATTTGGGATGAATCATTCGAAGAAGTCCCGGGTACCCCAGGCCGCGGCGAACAATATACTTTAAGCGCTACCTATACGTGGTAA
- the nhaD gene encoding sodium:proton antiporter NhaD encodes MVTPLILTLIAVAFLLIVIEDIIHVNKAKTTLFFGTLCWIILFISPIHGQSPETIQHQLDHNILEIATLWLFLMAAMTFVAYLNSKGFIQNIVHKIMPNQISERKLMFLIGGFSFLFSSISDNITATLISLAVVMSLKLDPKKLIKYATLIVFSVNSGGVSLITGDVTTLMIFLDEKVTIANLLLLIAPALTSVALLAAMLSVGMSGNVVFEKQTARRIEKTDITIAVIFFSTIIATLTLSVLYNVPPLLTFLFGLSLMFLVAQFLMRKKDVNKKIIDYIREIEYDTLLFFVGVLLLVGALKEVGMLAKFTHLYELMAPEYANYMMGLLSAAVDNVPLTAALLKADIVMSPQQWLSFTYATGVGGSMLIIGSAAGIIAMSKVKALTFMSYLKMSVYLLIAYTVGYYGSHLAGSLIS; translated from the coding sequence ATGGTAACCCCACTTATCCTAACCCTGATAGCGGTGGCATTTTTGCTTATCGTTATAGAGGATATTATCCATGTAAACAAGGCCAAAACGACGCTTTTTTTTGGCACTTTATGCTGGATTATCTTATTTATCTCTCCAATTCATGGGCAAAGCCCAGAAACCATACAACATCAACTGGATCACAATATATTAGAGATCGCGACTTTATGGCTGTTTTTAATGGCAGCGATGACCTTTGTTGCGTATTTAAACTCTAAAGGCTTTATCCAGAATATTGTTCATAAAATTATGCCAAATCAAATCAGTGAACGAAAGTTGATGTTTCTGATTGGTGGCTTTTCTTTCTTATTTTCATCGATATCAGACAATATAACTGCGACTTTAATCTCACTTGCGGTGGTGATGTCACTAAAATTAGATCCTAAAAAATTAATAAAATATGCAACCTTGATTGTATTTAGTGTTAACTCGGGTGGGGTGTCGTTGATCACGGGTGATGTTACAACTCTGATGATTTTCTTAGACGAAAAGGTCACCATTGCTAATTTACTATTATTAATTGCGCCTGCACTGACAAGTGTTGCACTGCTTGCGGCAATGTTATCTGTGGGTATGTCGGGTAATGTAGTATTTGAAAAGCAAACAGCTCGTCGTATTGAAAAAACAGATATTACCATTGCGGTTATCTTCTTCTCGACGATTATTGCCACGTTAACTTTGAGCGTGCTTTATAATGTGCCACCGCTTTTAACCTTTTTATTTGGTTTATCACTAATGTTTTTGGTTGCGCAATTCTTAATGCGCAAAAAAGACGTCAACAAAAAAATTATCGATTATATTCGTGAGATTGAGTACGACACCTTATTGTTCTTCGTAGGTGTGTTATTGCTGGTTGGTGCATTAAAAGAAGTAGGTATGCTTGCTAAGTTTACTCACCTATATGAGTTGATGGCGCCTGAGTATGCAAACTACATGATGGGGCTATTATCAGCAGCGGTAGATAACGTACCTTTAACTGCTGCACTTTTAAAAGCTGATATTGTGATGAGTCCACAGCAGTGGTTGTCGTTTACCTACGCAACAGGGGTAGGTGGTTCAATGCTTATTATCGGCTCTGCGGCAGGTATTATCGCCATGAGTAAAGTAAAAGCACTGACCTTTATGAGCTATCTTAAAATGTCGGTTTATTTATTAATTGCTTATACCGTTGGCTATTACGGGTCGCACTTAGCAGGCAGTTTAATTTCATAA
- a CDS encoding DUF4136 domain-containing protein, translated as MKNLLIATAVLFLAACAKTPDWDYDKSADFSNYKTFSWVPNASLTKNVANYQISPLMEKRVREAVNAELEKSGMKLVDVAQADVLINYHASVDTKIDVDTFNVGYGARWNYWGMGYNTQTTTREYEVGTLILDVVDRASNQLVWRGAKEGRLQKNQSPEKRTEVIKETVANILSNFPPQSINQN; from the coding sequence ATGAAGAACTTATTAATCGCGACGGCTGTATTATTTTTAGCGGCTTGTGCTAAAACGCCTGATTGGGATTACGACAAATCTGCAGATTTTAGTAATTATAAAACCTTCTCTTGGGTACCTAATGCCAGCTTGACTAAAAACGTAGCGAACTACCAAATTAGTCCTTTAATGGAAAAACGTGTGCGTGAAGCAGTTAATGCCGAACTTGAAAAAAGCGGTATGAAGCTTGTTGATGTAGCGCAAGCAGATGTACTTATTAACTATCATGCATCAGTTGATACTAAAATTGATGTAGATACCTTCAACGTAGGTTACGGTGCACGCTGGAATTACTGGGGTATGGGTTATAACACACAAACAACAACTCGCGAATACGAAGTCGGTACGTTAATTTTAGACGTAGTAGACCGTGCTTCTAACCAATTAGTTTGGCGTGGTGCTAAAGAAGGTCGTTTGCAAAAGAACCAATCACCTGAAAAGCGCACTGAAGTTATCAAAGAAACTGTTGCTAACATTCTCAGTAACTTTCCACCGCAATCAATTAATCAAAACTAA
- a CDS encoding YkgJ family cysteine cluster protein: protein MACRLGCGACCIAPSISSPIPGMPNGKAAGERCIQLDNNNLCKLFGDESRPKVCSDFSATIDVCGTTNEQALYLITELEQMT, encoded by the coding sequence ATGGCATGTAGATTAGGCTGTGGCGCCTGTTGTATTGCACCCAGTATTAGCTCACCGATCCCAGGAATGCCCAACGGGAAAGCGGCGGGAGAGCGCTGTATTCAACTGGATAATAATAACCTGTGTAAATTATTTGGTGATGAATCAAGGCCCAAGGTGTGTAGTGATTTTTCTGCCACTATTGATGTGTGTGGCACGACAAATGAACAAGCATTGTATTTAATTACCGAACTTGAGCAGATGACTTAA
- a CDS encoding efflux RND transporter periplasmic adaptor subunit translates to MASKKQIILPIAVLVGGLGMAFAFASMKQAPVEKPEQDLRPLVSIKPLSFDAITLDVKSYGIVKPKNQTELVAQVSGQVVSLSDQFVQGGFVKQGDILARIDPNDYEAALIEAEAGLAQASSALEIERAQVSVAQAEWDRIKGDSNQVIPSELYLRKPQLAEKLANYRAAQASVKRAKRNLERTYIKAPYDAIIDERLISLGSVVNPGNSFGSLSSTSLAEIRLPVADKDLQYLNNQGIGASVSINAEFAGKQTTWQATIVRSEGVVDQRSRMNYLVAQVATPYEQKQPLRFGSYINATIEGRALDNAIVVPHHLVKDNKVAVLQDGETLTFKTLNIVREQNGMVIADNGLANGEQLITSALEYPTEGMAVKLDDAKLSVPTTQLALKEE, encoded by the coding sequence GTGGCTAGTAAAAAACAAATCATTCTCCCTATCGCCGTATTAGTCGGCGGACTTGGAATGGCATTCGCATTTGCCTCTATGAAGCAAGCGCCGGTCGAAAAACCAGAACAAGATTTGCGACCGCTTGTATCAATTAAACCGTTAAGCTTTGACGCCATTACCCTTGATGTAAAATCATACGGTATCGTTAAACCGAAAAACCAAACTGAACTTGTTGCGCAAGTGAGTGGTCAGGTTGTCTCGCTGTCAGATCAATTTGTACAAGGCGGATTTGTTAAGCAAGGCGATATTCTAGCACGTATTGACCCAAATGATTACGAAGCTGCACTCATTGAAGCAGAAGCAGGTCTAGCGCAAGCAAGCTCTGCTCTTGAAATTGAACGCGCGCAAGTATCTGTTGCACAAGCTGAGTGGGACCGCATCAAAGGTGACTCAAACCAAGTTATTCCATCTGAGCTGTATTTACGTAAACCGCAACTCGCTGAAAAGCTTGCAAACTACCGTGCTGCTCAAGCCAGTGTAAAACGCGCAAAACGTAATCTTGAGCGCACATACATTAAAGCGCCATACGATGCCATTATCGACGAGCGCCTGATTAGTTTAGGTAGTGTGGTAAACCCGGGTAATAGCTTTGGTAGCCTAAGCTCAACATCACTGGCTGAAATTCGTTTACCTGTTGCTGATAAAGATCTGCAATACCTAAATAACCAAGGAATTGGTGCAAGCGTATCAATTAATGCTGAATTTGCAGGTAAACAAACAACGTGGCAAGCGACTATTGTACGCAGCGAAGGGGTCGTTGACCAACGCAGCCGCATGAATTACCTAGTAGCACAAGTAGCAACGCCTTATGAGCAAAAACAACCACTGCGTTTTGGCTCATACATTAATGCCACTATCGAAGGTCGAGCGCTGGACAATGCGATTGTTGTTCCGCACCATTTAGTTAAAGACAACAAGGTAGCTGTTTTACAAGATGGCGAAACACTTACTTTTAAAACACTTAACATTGTGCGCGAACAAAATGGCATGGTGATCGCCGATAATGGCCTTGCTAACGGTGAGCAACTTATTACCTCAGCACTTGAATACCCAACTGAAGGCATGGCAGTCAAGCTAGATGACGCAAAACTAAGTGTGCCAACAACACAATTAGCGTTAAAAGAGGAATAA
- a CDS encoding ATPase gives MQSQSLYGLSKLALLNTAGYAKCVIPLDKSSSICAPNNTGKSSVINALQFPLINDLRLTEWDGHDLDETRKFYFSSDQSYILLEADLPNGPVVIGVAGLGKIAGYAHQFFCYQGKLNLDHYTQGKTIVKFTKLFNHLKEQGFNPIELKAQELNALLTGGATPFDGDINLKMIPLNNVQDSAIYKEIFRRILNLHKLGASDVKRFMLRVFERHMSNSRVDFYEVWRRSFDKVNRAKRELKALESMQEPIAALESMLENQTVLKGKLAAYAPKIDQALIDFETYQQEQLTELNIALEDIEHEKHEFDQKQQLYIQQSRDIERKQTQIEQWFLDYRALKSEFELVNKATLKVSLTQLKQDYESLSHSLSSAQGQSLHTLDYRISETQKQIKSLKLQLKNLEFNLFTRMREDLSLKEVEEISRILNPDILSFATTSNGDVDITDEDAFGEFLEQLSANVKGGVLTLPGATIKLKKLSPVQMQTGENKEQLTAQLAALENSLKEFKQQREVAANVAEKQKEKDALYDELMASEEALKRFEQFEVMQQSVDAQTLLKEQLNAEREQVDDYLQDIQKNSGSISDRRSIIKSKKDLLARQADRLRQVKSERIDHTLDFYSGKVTPYMIEISIDFDNLSDLIHHFNKDCQELRNFDINVRNTYMHIYNAGITKFDNENDEFTKYEKLISAFHNIDNERDAVERQGRVALTEVAATIKGLREDLDRLRREMNSFNKGISQHRISNLQAFKINVIPRKMLVDSIDTIISTSNQFEQGDTLDLLSQEPYSESAVNEAKDHLIKFASEKAGLTLTDLFDIRFEVVNRAGDTEHFEKIDSAGSNGTRITIKLLCGMLFIRYLLSDQEQNLYRIPIYIDEAADIDPQNQKAIIETALSFGFVPIFASVKPQVSCDYIVPIRTVKDGVQNWVDEKDWIEVEHSA, from the coding sequence ATGCAAAGCCAAAGCCTTTACGGACTCAGCAAACTTGCGCTTTTAAATACCGCAGGCTATGCAAAATGCGTGATCCCACTGGATAAAAGTAGCTCAATTTGTGCACCGAATAATACCGGTAAAAGCTCGGTTATTAATGCCCTGCAATTTCCGTTAATTAATGATTTACGCTTAACAGAATGGGATGGCCACGATTTAGACGAAACTCGTAAGTTCTACTTTTCGTCAGATCAATCCTATATTTTACTTGAAGCTGACCTACCTAATGGCCCTGTGGTTATTGGTGTTGCTGGCCTTGGTAAAATTGCTGGTTATGCGCATCAGTTTTTTTGCTATCAAGGTAAGTTAAACCTAGATCACTACACCCAAGGCAAGACAATTGTTAAATTCACCAAGCTTTTTAATCACTTAAAAGAGCAAGGTTTCAACCCAATTGAATTAAAAGCGCAAGAGCTGAACGCCCTACTTACTGGCGGAGCAACCCCGTTTGATGGCGATATCAATTTAAAGATGATCCCACTCAATAACGTGCAAGACTCTGCAATTTACAAAGAAATTTTCCGCCGTATTCTTAACTTGCACAAGTTAGGAGCCAGTGATGTTAAGCGCTTTATGTTACGTGTATTTGAGCGTCATATGTCAAATTCACGGGTCGATTTTTATGAAGTATGGCGACGTTCATTCGATAAGGTAAATCGCGCTAAACGTGAATTAAAAGCCCTTGAGTCAATGCAAGAGCCTATCGCAGCCCTTGAATCTATGCTTGAGAATCAAACGGTTTTAAAAGGCAAACTTGCCGCCTATGCGCCAAAAATTGACCAAGCACTGATTGACTTTGAAACCTATCAACAAGAGCAACTCACTGAGCTAAATATTGCCCTTGAAGATATCGAGCACGAAAAACATGAGTTCGACCAAAAGCAGCAGCTGTATATTCAGCAATCACGTGACATTGAGCGTAAGCAAACTCAAATTGAGCAGTGGTTTTTAGACTATCGAGCACTTAAATCTGAGTTTGAACTAGTTAACAAAGCCACCTTAAAAGTAAGCCTTACGCAGCTTAAACAAGATTATGAGTCGCTTTCGCATTCATTAAGCAGTGCCCAAGGTCAAAGCTTACACACGCTTGATTACCGTATTAGCGAAACACAAAAGCAAATTAAGAGCTTAAAACTACAGCTAAAGAACCTCGAGTTCAATTTATTCACCCGTATGCGTGAAGATTTATCTTTAAAAGAAGTTGAAGAAATTTCGCGTATTTTAAACCCAGATATCTTATCGTTTGCCACCACCAGCAATGGTGATGTTGATATCACAGACGAAGATGCCTTCGGTGAGTTTTTAGAGCAGTTATCGGCAAACGTAAAAGGCGGTGTACTGACTCTTCCTGGTGCGACGATTAAACTAAAAAAGCTAAGCCCTGTGCAAATGCAAACGGGCGAAAACAAAGAGCAATTAACTGCGCAACTCGCTGCACTTGAAAACTCCCTGAAAGAGTTTAAACAACAGCGCGAAGTAGCTGCTAATGTCGCTGAAAAGCAAAAAGAAAAAGATGCCTTGTATGATGAGCTAATGGCCTCTGAAGAAGCATTAAAACGCTTTGAACAATTTGAAGTGATGCAGCAATCTGTCGATGCTCAAACTCTGCTAAAAGAGCAATTAAATGCAGAACGCGAACAAGTTGACGACTACCTGCAAGACATTCAAAAGAACAGTGGCTCAATTAGCGATCGTCGCTCAATTATCAAGTCGAAAAAAGATTTGCTTGCGCGCCAAGCTGACCGCTTACGCCAAGTTAAATCTGAACGTATCGATCACACACTTGATTTTTACTCAGGCAAAGTCACACCATACATGATTGAAATCAGTATTGATTTTGATAACTTAAGTGACCTCATTCATCACTTTAACAAAGACTGCCAAGAGCTACGTAACTTTGATATCAACGTACGTAACACCTACATGCATATTTATAATGCGGGTATTACTAAATTTGATAACGAAAACGATGAGTTTACTAAATACGAAAAGCTTATCAGCGCGTTTCATAACATTGATAACGAGCGCGATGCTGTTGAGCGTCAAGGCCGAGTTGCATTAACCGAAGTGGCAGCTACCATTAAAGGCTTGCGTGAAGACTTAGACCGCTTGCGCCGTGAAATGAATAGCTTTAATAAAGGCATTAGTCAACATCGGATCTCTAACCTTCAAGCATTCAAAATTAATGTTATCCCGCGCAAGATGCTGGTTGATAGCATTGATACCATCATTAGTACCTCAAATCAGTTTGAGCAAGGCGATACCCTCGACTTATTAAGCCAAGAGCCTTATAGCGAGTCTGCGGTAAACGAAGCAAAAGATCATTTAATTAAGTTTGCTTCTGAAAAAGCAGGTTTAACACTGACAGACTTGTTCGATATTCGCTTTGAAGTGGTAAATCGTGCTGGTGACACTGAGCACTTCGAGAAAATCGACTCAGCCGGCTCTAACGGTACCCGGATTACCATTAAGCTACTTTGTGGCATGCTGTTTATTCGTTACTTATTAAGCGATCAAGAGCAAAACCTGTATCGTATTCCGATTTATATCGATGAAGCTGCCGATATCGACCCGCAAAACCAAAAAGCAATTATCGAAACAGCACTTAGCTTTGGCTTCGTGCCGATTTTTGCCTCAGTTAAACCACAAGTTAGCTGTGATTACATTGTCCCTATTCGTACTGTCAAAGATGGGGTGCAAAACTGGGTCGATGAAAAAGACTGGATAGAAGTTGAACACAGTGCTTAA
- the lysC gene encoding lysine-sensitive aspartokinase 3, giving the protein MNTQLAANTKSDYVVAKFGGTSVANFDAMSRCAEIICADNQVRIVAVSASAGVTNHLVALCKADLSAAERDEHITGVVAIQEAILAELSLDADLAHGFNETLKAFQKLASEGVKSVAEQDELLSFGERLSSYLFTQVLRGQGLDAVRFDVRKVLKTDSQFAKATPNVAATAAAAKEHLVPLLDDHVVVTQGFIGSNEHNQTTTLGRGGSDYSAALLAEAINAKSVHIWTDVVGIFSTDPRLCAKASPIARLSFDEAAEMATFGAKVLHPATILPASRSHISVFVGSSREPQLGGTWIEKEKSQQPGIRAVTQRKNQILLTVKSPEMLLASGFLARVFTILSEFNISVDLVTTSEISVAITLDNAPNASRPELDQACLDKLSEFCHVSVENNLTLVALIGSEIQLRQQEMNLMQVLSDFNIRLICHGASKHNLCFLVEQSESDDVVQAIHSRLLESQVAA; this is encoded by the coding sequence ATGAATACCCAATTAGCCGCCAACACAAAATCAGATTACGTTGTTGCAAAATTTGGTGGCACCAGTGTAGCTAACTTTGATGCTATGAGCCGCTGCGCAGAAATCATTTGTGCTGATAATCAAGTTCGTATTGTTGCTGTGAGTGCCAGTGCTGGCGTGACAAATCATTTAGTTGCATTGTGTAAAGCTGATTTGAGCGCGGCTGAGCGTGACGAGCACATCACAGGTGTGGTAGCCATTCAAGAAGCTATTTTAGCTGAGCTATCGCTTGATGCTGACTTAGCTCATGGCTTTAATGAAACCCTCAAAGCCTTTCAAAAACTGGCATCAGAAGGGGTTAAGTCAGTAGCGGAGCAAGATGAGCTACTTAGCTTTGGTGAGCGTTTATCATCGTATTTATTTACACAAGTATTGCGTGGGCAAGGTCTTGATGCGGTGCGTTTTGATGTACGCAAGGTGCTAAAAACAGATAGCCAATTTGCTAAAGCAACACCGAATGTTGCAGCAACCGCTGCGGCTGCTAAAGAGCATTTAGTGCCGCTACTTGATGACCACGTTGTAGTAACTCAGGGTTTTATTGGTAGCAATGAACATAATCAAACAACCACTTTAGGGCGTGGAGGATCAGATTACAGCGCGGCATTACTTGCAGAAGCAATTAACGCAAAAAGCGTGCATATTTGGACTGATGTTGTGGGTATTTTCAGTACTGATCCGCGTTTATGCGCTAAAGCAAGCCCAATTGCACGCTTGAGTTTTGATGAAGCGGCAGAGATGGCAACGTTTGGTGCAAAAGTACTGCATCCTGCAACCATTTTACCTGCGAGCCGTAGTCATATTAGTGTGTTTGTTGGTTCAAGCCGTGAGCCACAATTAGGTGGTACATGGATTGAAAAAGAAAAATCTCAGCAACCAGGTATTCGTGCAGTAACACAGCGTAAAAACCAAATTCTATTAACAGTCAAAAGCCCAGAAATGCTCCTTGCTAGTGGTTTCTTAGCGCGTGTTTTCACCATTTTAAGTGAGTTTAATATTTCAGTTGATTTGGTTACAACCTCAGAAATTAGTGTTGCAATTACTTTGGATAACGCGCCAAATGCATCACGTCCAGAGCTGGATCAAGCTTGTTTAGATAAGCTTTCTGAGTTTTGTCATGTGTCGGTCGAGAATAACTTAACGCTGGTGGCTTTAATTGGTTCTGAAATTCAATTACGTCAGCAAGAAATGAATTTAATGCAGGTATTAAGCGACTTTAATATTCGTTTAATTTGCCACGGTGCAAGTAAACATAACCTGTGCTTTTTGGTGGAGCAAAGCGAGTCAGATGACGTTGTGCAGGCAATTCACAGCCGATTATTAGAAAGCCAAGTCGCGGCGTAA
- a CDS encoding 4'-phosphopantetheinyl transferase superfamily protein, whose translation MSSHYFSNTLVINLQPNNTAQQIMLMEASNIDISSLAIEKLLSEFELCVLEKRKVPAAKQEYLATRLTLKYLYKHTYPHDDLALNEISSQFDDKDSKLKLHTPVRESVWACLSHSNGLIGAALNPAQQLLGFDIEQSNKPRPFIKLAKHFYHQDEVDLISSFDAPDEQAQCFFRIWTLKEALAKASTQPIAKLLAPNVFEEIRKHNFCASSNCIEGFDISVVAQKSTDWQCSFISFSDLRRDLAF comes from the coding sequence ATGAGCAGCCACTATTTTTCAAACACCTTAGTTATTAATCTGCAGCCGAACAACACAGCACAGCAAATTATGCTTATGGAAGCATCAAACATCGATATTTCAAGCTTAGCTATTGAAAAATTGCTCAGTGAGTTTGAATTATGTGTACTTGAAAAACGCAAAGTGCCCGCAGCTAAACAAGAGTATTTAGCGACTCGCTTAACGTTAAAGTATTTATACAAACATACTTACCCTCATGATGATTTAGCGCTCAATGAAATATCAAGCCAATTTGATGACAAAGACAGTAAGCTAAAACTACATACACCCGTTAGAGAGTCTGTTTGGGCTTGCTTATCTCATTCAAATGGTTTGATAGGTGCTGCCCTCAACCCAGCTCAGCAGCTGCTTGGTTTTGATATTGAACAAAGCAACAAACCTCGCCCTTTTATCAAGCTTGCAAAGCATTTTTATCATCAAGATGAAGTTGACTTAATCAGCAGTTTTGATGCACCCGATGAACAGGCACAGTGTTTTTTTAGAATTTGGACATTAAAAGAAGCCCTTGCTAAGGCAAGTACTCAGCCGATTGCGAAACTGCTCGCTCCCAATGTATTTGAAGAAATACGTAAACATAATTTCTGCGCTAGCAGTAATTGTATTGAAGGCTTTGACATAAGTGTTGTGGCACAAAAAAGCACTGACTGGCAGTGCTCTTTTATTAGCTTTAGCGACTTACGCCGCGACTTGGCTTTCTAA